GACACCCTTAACAGTCAACTGGAAAATCTTTCTGAGGTGGTTTCCAAACATTTTGCTCATTAGCTTTTTAGAACCCTGCTGgactttatgtttttttgttttgttttgttttgttttgtttccgagtctagctttgtcacccagtctggagtgcagtggtgcaatctcggctcactgcaacctccacctcccaggttcacgcgattcttctgcctcagcctcctgagtagctaggattacaggcgtgcactaccacgcccagctaatttttgcatttttagtagggacggggtttcactatgttggtcaagcttatctcgaactcctgacctcatgatccgcccacctcagcctccccaagtgctgggatgacaggcatgagccaccgcgcctggccagactTTATGTTTTAATGCAGTTGTATAACTCAAAATATTCTCAAGGTGTGTGTagctgtgtgcatgtgtatgtgagtGCATAATCCAGGCAtgtgttttttttccctacattCATAACCATATGCTAAGCTATTTTGTAAATGTTCTGGAGCAGGGCATAGACGATCACAACAAGCTCAAACAGAAACCTCTAGTTTTAGTACTCAGTTCAATTTAGTCTAGTCTTCTTGATCCCATACAAAAGGGCATTATTGAAAGagcattaaaaattaatacatatttataaactcaaagaaaaagGCTTCACAACCTCTCTTCGTTAAGGAGACAGGGGCTTTTGCCCCATGGCTCTGCACAGAGCATCTTTGACCTCCTTGTTCCTCAGGCTGTACACAATAGTGTTCAGTAGGGGAGTGATGACAGTGTAGGTCACTGCGATGAGTCTGTCCTGTCCCAGGGAACTCTGGGAGTTAGGCTTCAGGTAGATGAAGGAGGCACAGCCATAGTGGATGATGACCAGTGTGAGGTGGGAGGCGCAGGTGTCAAAGGCCTTCTTCCGACCTTCAGCTGAGGCAATCGTAAGAATGGTGGAGATCATGAGGACATAGGAGATAAAGACCAGGCCCATAGGTAGGACAAAGACACAGACACTGGCAATAAAGTTGATGATCTCATTGACAGTGGTGTCTGTGCAGGCCAGCCTCAGCAGGGGTCTCACATCACAGAAGAAGTGGGAGATGACAAGGCATATCAGAATGGCAGGCCAAGCACAGACGTTACTTGGACAATGGCCATGCAAGGCCAATCCCCAGTGACACAGAGGCCAGTTGGATACAGGCCCTTTTACTCATGATGACTGAATACCTTAGGGGGTTGCAGATGGCCACATAGCGGTCATATCCCATGACTGTGAGCAGGAAGCAGTTGTTGATGCCAAAGGTGAGATAGAAGAAGAGCTGAGTGGCACAGCTGTGGGTGGCGATGGGATGGTGAGGATTCAAGAGACCAGAAAGCATATGGGGCATGATAGCCACAGTGTAGCAGGTCTCAGAGATGGATAGCATGCTCAGGAAGAAATACATGGGGGTGTGGAGATGATGGTCCAGGCGAACAATGGTCATAATAATCATATTGCCAGAGAGAGTCAGCAGGTACAAagttagaaaaacaacaaaaaagacaagtcTGTGCTGCCACCTGAAGCTGGAGAAACCTTCAAAGAGGAACTCAGTCACAAAAGTGGAATTTGGCTTTGGCACCAAGGTAGGTCTAGGTTTGAAAGAGTTgagcagaggaaaggaagatGTGATGAGTTAATCATGAAACAGAGTAAGCTGGACCAAGGCTTTCTGTGAAAATCATGTCCATCCTCTGAGCAATGCCCTAGACCTGTTGTCTACTTGCTCAGAATAATCACCTGCCTCACCCCCTTCTTTCGAAGCATAGAAGGGTACCCTAGGACTCTGGGATTGAGAGCAGAGATAGTGATCAGAAGGTGGTAACAAACTGAAAGAGATCCATAGAAACAACtccctggttcttttttttttttttcttttttctttttatacccaGAGATATATGATCCAAAGGTGTGCTTGCTGGATTATATGGAGGTCAGAGGAACATCCATACTCTTTTCCACGGTGgctacatcattttacattcccacccacagtgcacaatttctcaacatcctctccaacacttgttatcttctgattatagatttaaaaaaaaaaaaatactagccacCCTAACTGTTATGAGGTGATATAGattgtggttatgatttgcatttccctgatggttagtgacactgaacatattttctacacctgaattaaaatcaaaatctagaagagatatttgcattcccatgttcattacagcaccattcacaatagccaaattgTGGAAACAACCCAGctgtccaccaacagatgaatgaataaagacaatgtggtatatacatagaATGTAATGTTGTTaagcctatttaaaaaaagaaaatcctgcccTTTGCAacaactggaggacattatgctaaatggtataagccagtcacaggaggacaaatattgcatgattccacttagatgaggtatttaaaatagtcaaagtCATAGAAGCAGGGAACAGAGTGGTGATTACTGGGGAACAAGAAAGGGGAAGTGGGGAGTTGTTGCTCAATTAATGTAAAGTTTCAATTATGCAAGATAATTAGTTCTAGAGAGCTGCTGTACAGCATAATTCTTAAACAATATTGTAATatgcacttaaaaatttttaagatggTATATCTCATGTTAAGTGCcttaccacaaaacaaaacaaaaagcaaagggaCACAAAGAAGTGTTTAAAGGTGATAAATATGTTTGTTACCttaattatgatgatgatttcACAGGTGTATGTATATGGCCAAActcattaaattgtacactttaaatatatgtagtatattaTATATCCATTGTACTTCAATAGAgctgtttaaagaaagaaagaggccgggcgcggtggctcaagcctgtaaccccagcactttgggaggcccagacgggcggatcacgaggtcaggatatcgagaccatcctggctaacacggtgaaaccccctctctactaaaaaatacaaaaaacatctagccgggcaaggtggtgggggcctgtagtcccaactacttgggaggctgaggcaggagaatgccatgaacctggaggcggagcttgcagtgagctgagatccggccactgcactccagcctgggcgacagagcgagactccgtaagaaagaaagaaagaaagaaagaaagaaagaaagaaagaaagaaagaaagaaagaaagaaaagagagagagaaagaaagagaaagaaagaaagaaagagagaaagaaagaaaagaaacaactacCTGGCTATTGAAGGAGTGGGCCTATGTCAAGGAAGAAGCAGGTGGTACATCAAATGTGCCCAGCTCTAGAGTTCCCTCTCAACACACTCCTGAATTACTTCCCAAGGATCCAGTGAGGAATAGTGAAGAATAGAAGATGTGAGACTGATTGATATCCCTTTCACACTGTCAGCAGTTTTCTATGTCAAATGCCCTGTGAGAGTCCTGAGAATGCTTCTCCTCCTCAGAACCCTAGGTCCTGATCTTCACTTATCTAAGCCCTGCATCTAAAATCCTCAGTGACCATCAAAGAgtagaaaagggaacacttctacggATGACTTTTTCTAGAGACCTTGCAATAAATATCACCTAGGATCATAAAAAATGGTTTGCTATGGCATTGCAATATTTAGATTGTCTCCTTGAATTCTAATCAAAGGTAGAAAAGATGGCAAAATGAATCTGAGGGTCATTCGTTAAGTAGGAAATAGATTTTTCTAGTATGAGAGCAAAGATAATATTCATTTAATCAGAGAAAGAGGAATCATcctattttttttacttcaattaTGCATATTCCAAGCTATGTTGGGGATACAAATAAGCTGATCCACCTTCCTTTTGTCTTACCTTAAGTAGACCCAACATGATAGATTGTACTGGGCAGATTAACCTTGCTCTTTATACTCACATCTACTCCTGATAAATTCTCACCGTGTTTAACCATTATCTCCATTCAGAAAGCTGAGGACTGTCCTAATTACCAACCTTCCCTTTTCTACACAAAGATAGTGCTTCCTGGAATTCTCTCTTCCTGTCCCCTCCACTTCATGCTTTCTACCAATGCCCAACTACTGACTGCCATCACCTTCCTCTATAATCACCACAAGGCCTCCTAACAAATCTGTCTTCTTTTGGTTGATCTTAGTCTAAGTCTTCCTCCTGGATGTTGCCATTAACTTTTTTCAAAAACCTGTTCATGGAGCTCTCCTGCATAAATTCCTCAATAGCTCCTCGGAATCTTAACCATAATATTTAACTCATTTGTAAGTTGAACATGTTAATATTTCATAGAATTGCCATGAAAATTAAATGGGTTACTTGTTTGAAGAGTTTGACCTAGCATTTGACATATAGGAAACCCTCAATACATACTAGTGTTATTAGAAGttacagttatttctttttcattttccccaaaTTAGCAAGTTTAAATTTCTAAGAGGATCAGGGGTAGGGGTAGAGGGGCTTCAATCTAATATTTCTGGATTTGTAAACAAGTATGCGATTATCCTAACGTTAACTTTAAGAGTGTTGTGACTTCCCTTCCTGTTGTTCAAATGGACTTTTTAAATgctcttttaaaatctttcttgaaGAGCATTGACCAAATCCATGCACTGCTTCATGTATTATACTAACACAGGTGTGGATTAAGTTGAATATAATTTTCAGTTTTGCCTCTAATCCTCTAATCCCTTTCCTAAAGATGCTCAATATTTTACTTCTCCCTCAGGTCATAGTCGTTCATCCAACTAATATATCTAGAAACATTCTGCAGTGACATCTAGATCCCTTGCCTGGGTTATAATTGATAGTGTGGAGCCCATTTTTGTAAGACCACAGTTTCCTTTACACATgcatacattaaaattaatacgcattattttcataatgtaattttattttattaaccagAAGATCTTATTCAGGTCTGTGGCCTCGAATATTTGCCTCCCTCTCTTCCAGATAGTTATTTAAACGACTAACACTCCCCCAAAAATGTTATCCCAGCTCCATCTAAAAGAATAATCAGTAAAGGGATGCAGAGTGGAATggggaaatttaaaatgtaggcaAGGATAGGATTACTCATCTAAAGTCCAGGAAGTGTAGGTGAGGAGGGAAAAACGCGAGATAAAAAAGTAGAGACAGTACAGATAGACAGAAACCTCAAAATTCAGGTAATGTCTTTGACTTTGGAGTTTGTATTGCCTTTCCTTGCtttcaaataaattacaaaaaatgtgAAACAGGCCTGTTCCTGGCCCAATCCTAGATGAGCGTAGTGTTTACAATTTTTCCCTGAAGAAGAAAACGTACTTATCCTCTTGTTTCCTGAATCTTTAAAAATCTCCtgtgcattttcattttatgcatgtaccaaaacatcacatgtgccctgtaaatatgtacaactattatgtataaatttttaaaacaaaataagccaggcacagaaagaaaaatatcatatgTCCTCACTTACATATGAGagcttaaaaagttgatctcagggaggcagagaggagaatgATGGTTACAAGAGGCTGGAAATGGTGAGGTTGTGGATGAAGAGAGGCTGGTTAACAGGTACAAACAATAGTTACAAGGAATCCATTCTGCTGCTTGATAGTACAGGAAgtaactagaattttttttatatttcaaaatttctaaaaGAGAAGATGTGAAGTgtccccaacacaaagaaataataaatgtttgaggtgatggatattctaaTTACTTCAAttttatcattacacattgtattaCTGTATCAAAAATCGCATGCACCACATAAATATGcagaattatatattaataaagcaacctttgaaatctaaaacaaaaagtCTCCTGTGCATTTCAATTTGCTTAAACTACAGTTGTGCTTGATTTTACCAAGCAAAACAACTTCTTCAAGAGTTCAATGCGTTGGGAAGTCACAAAGTATAAGTACTGTGCTAGTGCTAGGAAAATAAAGATGACCCAATTGCTCTTTTTTCTCCTGGAGCTTAGATTCTTGGACAGCCTTAGGTATAGGATCCAATTACAGTCTTCCAAGTACTTTATGGCCCTTTTCTCTACATTACTCTATTCATCTACATTTCCAACTTCTTAGAAATCACATTCTTTCTTATGAGAGCCCATGTTCCCCCTTCCATAGACTATCACTGGCTATACAATAACAGTACACACTATCATAAACATTTCCCATCTCAGCAGTTAAGGAAGTGAAACTCACCAAGTAGCATGTTTTTTGAGTCTTCTGGAGAGTTGTGCTTACGCCTGATTTATATCCACCACTCTGGAAATTTGACTGCCTGCAATCATATAttatggattttttgtttgtttgtttgtttgttttactgatAGTTATACAATGTTTCCCAGATTTTTGTCAATGCCTTTTCTAAGATTATTTAAAACACATCAGTTATTTAATTAACAATCACTTTATGGAACTAAGGTATTTTACTGAAGAGCCTATGAATTTCCTTAACAGAGGGGTCACTAATGTCATACTGAGCAGAGCTATAGTTTTTCTCCCTTTGCTGGCTAATCTTTAGATAGCACCAAGAATGTGATAGCTAAAGGAGCTATTTAGAGAGGAAGGAAATAATGCCTATCTCAGTCTTCCTGTATCTGACACCAGAAGTGAAGTCACACTAAGTTCCCCTAGATTCTCACAAGCCCATCCACTGGAAGAATTTCATCTTTGGGTCACAAAGCATTAATTTTGGCTTAGGTGTTTTTTAATAAGGTACACATTGTCTGTCTCCAGTACTAGatggctctgtctccaaaacaacacTTACTACTCCCAAGTGATAATGGCAGAAGACACAATCCAAACAGCAAAGCATCTGGAGACCTCATTACTAATGCAGCTCATTTCCTAATCCTGCGAATAACACTTTGGAGAACAGAGTTGACTTGGCTATTACAGACAATCTCTGGGATGGAAAGACTTATTTCCCTTATTAGTGTGGGTAATAGTCCTGCTAAAATTCATGTCAGattttctgtccatttttctGGTGCCAAGGGAGGGAAGCTTAAGGCCTTATGGAATAACTCTTCATACATGAGAGAATAGAAGCGACAATTATCAAGCAGGGTTTATGCATGGAGCCCTCATACAGAGGGCTGACCTTCAGATACTCTGACACTTGAAGCACTTTAAAGTATCTGGAAAGAATCAACAACCCTGTTCCTGAATTCTATTGTATGAGCTTTCATACTTTTAAACTGATCTTTCTCATCTCTGAGCTTCTTGCCACACACCCTATGTTCATTTTGGAGCCCTCAGCTCAGTTTGTCTCAAGGCCTCAGCCTTGCCAGGGAACCTTCTGCATATTAAATCCATCTCATTATCCATAGCCCAAATAGATGGTAATGAGTGTCTATAGCTGAAAGATATGTAAAAGTTGGCACTCaattttcacacatttttaaCTAATTATTTCTTTGCATTGGTCTTAGATTGCTAACTCAATTGTCAGCTCCTTAGATATAGAGACTCTCTGTCATCCATCTTTTGTTCTCTCAGTGAACTTAGAGCTGCTACTTCTAAAAACAATATCTATTACGTGCTCTTATTATATGCTAGGTACTAAACTATGCAATGcacacatattaactcatttaatcttaacaaTGAACCTACAAGATAGCACAATTGTACTGCTTTTTAggagaaaacagacacagagatatTATATAATTTCCCGTAGGACCCTGAACTGACAAATGGGAAACTAGGACTTAAACAAAGGAAATCCAGCCTTATAATTGGGCTACATTGGTAATATtgaatttaatttgaatttgtgTTCAATAGTGGTACTGCTAATGGTAGCAACCTAAAAAGACATTTTGATAATGGTGAAAAAGGCATTAGATTAGAGATTTGGTTTACCCAGGTTTTAGTTCTATAGTTGTGACTAACTTGTCAAGTATTTAGACTGACATGTATCTGGGCCTTGGTGTGTTCATCCATGAGTGATGATATAATAATGTGGTagtggtgatgctgctgctgatgatTTTGCCTCCTACTCTGCATCCATCACCTTGTTTTATGTTACCTCACAATAACATGATAAAGTCGACATATACATCCACACTATTATCCCtagtttacaaatgaagaaactgaagacaaGTGAGAGAACTGGAATAAGTGACTGCTTACCAGGATTCTTTTCACCCTGCTACTATTCATACACAAAATTGAAGGATAGAATTAGTTCTCCTACACCTCTAGAATGATGCTATAGTGACCATAATATATGGATATAGCTACTAAGTCAGTGAATGGTTGAGAAGCCAAGAttctagaaagaaagaatatgcaGAAATGTTAGCTTGACCCTCAATTCTTTGCAGTTTCCTTGAAGAATTGTAATTTGTTGTTTGTAGTCTTTGGTCAAAAGAACTAATAAACTGAGCAAAGTATCTGGAATTTCCATATGCTTAAGGGTATACTCTCTGTGAAAGGGtaaagtggaaataaatgaacCCTTCACAAAGACTAAAActtcaaattaatttaatttccaGTTAGATTAATATGATCTTGCTCCTAGGCTAACTACCTGtggagaagcaaa
The genomic region above belongs to Piliocolobus tephrosceles isolate RC106 chromosome 1, ASM277652v3, whole genome shotgun sequence and contains:
- the LOC111543962 gene encoding LOW QUALITY PROTEIN: olfactory receptor 10J3 (The sequence of the model RefSeq protein was modified relative to this genomic sequence to represent the inferred CDS: inserted 2 bases in 2 codons), with translation MPHMLSGLLNPHHPIATHSCATQLFFYLTFGINNCFLLTVMGYDRYVAICNPLRYSVIMSKRACIQLASVSLGIGLXMAIVQVTSVLGLPFXICLVISHFFCDVRPLLRLACTDTTVNEIINFIASVCVFVLPMGLVFISYVLMISTILTIASAEGRKKAFDTCASHLTLVIIHYGCASFIYLKPNSQSSLGQDRLIAVTYTVITPLLNTIVYSLRNKEVKDALCRAMGQKPLSP